In the Orenia marismortui DSM 5156 genome, one interval contains:
- a CDS encoding L,D-transpeptidase family protein yields the protein MAKILIVLNERMLYLYQNNKIISSFPVAIGKESTPTPTGNFSIINKTKNPYNKALGSRWMQFTHKMHGIHGTNKPWLIGQAVSHGCVRMYNKDAEFVYKRIDIGTPVEIKYNHNNSRGFLYYTVKNGDTLYKIAKNHNTTVNKLLKINKQIKNKNSIYPGQLIKIPD from the coding sequence ATGGCTAAAATTTTAATTGTTCTAAATGAAAGAATGTTATATCTATATCAAAATAATAAGATTATCTCATCTTTCCCTGTAGCAATTGGAAAAGAAAGTACACCTACACCAACAGGTAATTTTTCCATTATTAATAAGACTAAAAATCCATATAATAAAGCACTAGGTAGTAGATGGATGCAATTCACCCATAAAATGCACGGAATCCATGGTACTAATAAACCTTGGTTAATTGGTCAAGCAGTTTCTCATGGTTGTGTCAGGATGTATAATAAAGATGCAGAGTTTGTTTATAAGCGAATTGACATTGGAACACCTGTTGAAATTAAATATAATCATAATAATTCTAGAGGATTTCTGTATTATACTGTCAAAAATGGAGATACTCTTTATAAGATTGCTAAAAATCATAATACAACTGTTAATAAATTACTAAAAATTAATAAACAGATTAAAAATAAAAACTCTATTTATCCTGGACAGCTAATTAAAATACCTGATTGA